A stretch of the Melitaea cinxia chromosome 14, ilMelCinx1.1, whole genome shotgun sequence genome encodes the following:
- the LOC123659402 gene encoding uncharacterized protein LOC123659402 gives MRTIRITFFAIQTKKCHNLFGIKDLVRQEKPEIFSISPVQSSNHEIAIDMIKQYYFKEHVLVRARNMDLSSDRAIDEYLMGLLKQGNSLFARTEDGTTAGVCINFAASPIDVKNLRNYAFYRQDPNTKDLLYFTAKLQETPNLWEIFKQNKVFEMKMLAVIPEFRRQGVATMLAEKSKAQAQDQGYHVVRMDCINPYDYKIAERCMLSCLVKYPLHKLRGAHAPFIKRSSEHNRCVRVYVAHAQYDSPEMSLMRQQVDESMFE, from the exons ATGCGAA CAAtcagaataacattttttgcaatACAAACTAAGAAatgtcataatttatttggaaTCAAAGATTTAGTTCGTCAGGAAAAG CCAGAAATATTTTCCATATCTCCCGTTCAAAGCAGTAATCATGAAATAGCAATAGACATGATAAAGCAATATTACTTTAAAGAACATGTTTTGGTTCGCGCGCGGAACATGGATCTGTCCAGTGACCGGGCCATTGACGAGTACCTCATGGGGTTACTGAAGCAGG GTAACTCTCTATTTGCAAGAACTGAGGATGGTACAACCGCAGGTGTCTGTATTAATTTTGCAGCTAGTCCGATCGACGTAAAAAATCTACGCAATTACGCCTTTTACAGACAA GATCCAAATACGAAAGATCTCCTTTACTTTACTGCAAAACTTCAGGAGACACCTAATCTTTGGGAAATTTTTAAACAGAACAAAGTTTTTGAG ATGAAAATGTTGGCTGTGATTCCCGAGTTCCGTAGACAAGGCGTCGCTACTATGTTGGCAGAGAAATCGAAGGCGCAAGCGCAGGATCAGGGTTACCATGTCGTTCGTATGGACTGCATTAATCCGTACGA TTATAAAATCGCCGAACGCTGTATGTTATCTTGCCTAGTAAAGTACCCCCTACACAAGTTGCGCGGCGCCCACGCACCATTCATAAAGCGCAGTTCGGAGCACAACAGATGCGTACGCGTGTACGTAGCGCATGCGCAGTACGACTCACCTGAGATGAGTTTGATGCGTCAACAAGTTGATGAGAGCATGTTTGaatga